The proteins below come from a single Xiphophorus hellerii strain 12219 chromosome 14, Xiphophorus_hellerii-4.1, whole genome shotgun sequence genomic window:
- the rell1 gene encoding RELT-like protein 1 translates to MANPITTNTTNTDKEGEGPGSNYLAFALVLAFFFVGLTGVVVCHVLKKRGYRFTTAQSDNDDYDDVFEDGDEEMERRDRQETMSENDDTVGHIIQCIMKNEANSDALNAMVPNISIDLDTAGSPPLTPVSPVSPPGAGKLPFSQLHTIGGVNAGENKLPLMKRPSQRKSIRRRPSQVTVLSVGRFRVTKCDKSGKERTTLDSEGSYHSASADVPSNSKVMTHSPKEKTED, encoded by the exons ATGGCTAATCCTATCACAA CGAACACCACAAATACTGATAAAGAGGGTGAAGGACCTGGCTCAAACTATTTAGCTTTTGCCTTAGTGCTGGCTTTCTTCTTTGTGGGCCTTACCGGGGTGGTGGTCTGCCACGTGCTAAAGAAGAGGGGCTACCGGTTCACCACCGCTCAGTCAGACAACGATGATTATGATGATGTGTTTGAGGATGGTGACGAGGAGATGGAACGACGAG ATCGGCAAGAGACCATGAGTGAAAACGACGACACAGTTGGACATATTATCCAATGCATCATGAAAAATGAAG CAAACTCTGATGCTCTGAACGCCATGGTTCCCAACATCAGCATTGATTTAGACAC TGCAGGGTCCCCACCGCTCACCCCCGTATCACCGGTGTCGCCTCCAGGAGCAGGCAAGCTCCCATTCAGCCAGCTGCATACCATCGGCGGCGTGAACGCCGGCGAGAACAAATTGCCGCTGATGAAGAGGCCCTCGCAACGAAAGTCAATCAGGCGCCGTCCTAGTCAAGTCACGGTCCTCTCTGTGGGCAG gttTCGTGTGACAAAGTGTGATAAATCAGGAAAGGAGCGAACCACTCTGGACTCTGAAGGCAGCTACCACTCGGCGTCAGCAGACGTCCCCTCCAACAGCAAAGTCATGACACATTCCCCTAAG GAAAAGACAGAAGACTGA